Below is a window of Candidatus Palauibacter australiensis DNA.
GCAGCAGGGCGACGCGACCGGACTCATCGCCTTCGATGAGGCGCTGCGGGCGCACATGGCGCCGCGCACCACGCGCCGCCACTGGCGCCGGCTGCTGGGCGAACTCACGCGCCTCTCCGCCGATGGCCGGACGGATGCGGGCTCCGCGCTCAAGGAGATCGCCGGCCGGCTTCAGCGGCGAGGCCTCGTCGTGCTCATCTCCGACCTGCTGGTGGACCCGGATACGACGCGGATGTCCCTGCGCTATCTCCGGCACCGCGGCCACGAGGTGATCCTGTTCCACATCATGGACCCCGGCGAACGGGAACTTCCCGCGGAGGGGGAGGCGATCTTCTTCGACCCCGAGACGGGCGAGGAACTTGGCGCCAACTCCGCGGCGCTCCGCAGGCAGTACCGGGAGGCGGTCGAGGCGGCGGTCGATGGCTGGCGCAAGGAGGCGCTGCGCTGGGGGGCCGACTACGCGCTCCTCACGACGGACACTCCCCTCGGGCTCGCGCTGAGGCAGTTCATGCGCAGGCGGGCCGGCGGGTGAGGGGAGCCGGAATGGCTTGAGCTTCCTCTACCTCTCGGCGCTGGCGCTCGGGCTGAGCGTGGTCGTGCCGCTCATCCTCCACCTGCGGCGGCGCCAGACCGACCGGCGCGTGTCCTTCCCCGCGCTCCGCTACCTGAGCCGCGCGGAAGACGCGCGCTCCAGGTCGCTCGCGGCGTCGGACCTGCTGCTACTCGCCGTGCGGATCGGCCTCCTGATCGCACTCGCGCTTGCCGCGGCGGGCCCGCTCATCGGGCGGGGCGGCGCCCACGACCACGAGCCGACGGATCTCGCGCTCATCGTGGACAACTCGGCGAGCGTCGGACGGCTGGACGGGGATCGCATCCTGTTCGAGTCGCTCGTGGAGCTGGCCCAGGCGGCGCTCGCTGCGGCCCGCCCGGAGGATCGCGTGTGGATCTTCCCCACCGTGGGGGAGCCGCTCGCGGCGGGCGTCTCGGCGGGGCGGGCCGCGCCGGCCCTCGGGCAGCTCCGGCCGACGGACGGCGCGGCCGATCTGGCCGCCGTCGTGGCTCGGGCGGCCGCGGCGCTCCCCGCCGACGGCAACCGGCGTCGCGAAATCCAGTTGCTGTCGGACCTCCAGGCATCCGCCCGGCGGACCGCCCCGACGCCCGCAAGCGACGCCGCCCCCCTCGTGGCCTACGCGCCGCGGCCGCCGGCCGAGCCGAACGGCGCCCTCGTCGACGTCGAACTCACCGGCGGCACCACCGCGCCGTCGGGGACGGGACACGGCGTCATCGTGCGCAGCACGCGCACCGGACCGGCCACGCGGCCGGATCCACCGGACGACGAGGTGGCGGAAGCCGACATCCGGCTTGAACTCGACGGGCGGCTCGCCGGGGCGGCCCGGGCCCCCTGGGGAGCGAGCGCCGTCCTCGGCCTCCCCGAACTCGGGCCCGGGCTGCACGAGGGACGGCTGGAGGTCGACCCCGCCGGCGCGCGGGCCGATGACCTGCGCTACTTCGCGATCCGGGTCGTGCCTCCCCCCACGGTTCGCTTCCACGGCGATGCGAACGGCTTCGTCGGACTCGGGATCGAAACGCTCCGAGACGGGGGTCGGCTGGGAGCGGGAGGAAACGCGACCGTCGCGGTCGTGGACGGGGATGCGAGCGTCGGCGCGCCGTGGGAGGGCGCGGAGACCGTCATCTTCGTTCCGCCCGCGGACCCGGTGGATCTGGCGGCGTTCAACCAGGGGCTGGCGGCCGTCGGGATCGCCTGGCAGGCGCGCGTCGATGCGGGACCGGGCGACCTCGGACTCGCGGAGCCGGAGGCCGCGTTCTCGCTCTCGGGGGTGCGGGTTCGGCAGCGCTACCTCCTTCGTGCGACCGGCGGCGGGTCGGCCGCCGACACGACGCTGCTGCGCACCGACGACAGCGAACCGTGGCTCATCCGCACGGATTCGGAGGACCGGATGGCGTTGGTCCTCGCCTCGCCGCTCTCCGCCACGGCCAGCGACCTCCCCGCGCATCCCGCCATGGTCCCCTTCCTCGAAGCGCTCCTCGTGCACTGGTCGCACCTGGCCACGTGGCCCTTCGCCGACTTTGGCGCGGGACGCCCGCTGACCCTCCCGGAGTGGGCGAGCGAGGTCGAATCCCCCGACGGGACGGTGCGTGGCGTGGAGGGCGGAGCGCGGTTCACGCCGCTCAGGGCGGGAGTGTATGCGGTCCGCGGTACCGGGAGCGACGGGGCGAGCGCGGAAACGCACTTCGCGGCGAACGTGCCGGAGGAGGAGGCCGACCCGACGCCGATGGGGCGGCGCGAACTGGAGGAACTGTTCGCCGGCCGGCCGGTATTCACGGCGGGCCCCGACGCGAGCGCCTGGGAAGACGGTATCTTTCGAGCGCGGCGGGGCCGGGACATGGCCCCGTGGTTGATCGCGTTGGCGCTCGCGCTGATCGGGATCGAACTGTACCTGGCGACGCCGGGCCGGTCGCGCCGCCCGAGCGCGGACGGCGAAGGGAGCGAGGCGACATCGGGCGCGTCGAACTGATTCGAACGTCGTTCCTCCAAACCGTGCGAGCCGCCGGAATCCCGGAGGCGCTCCCGCGGCGTGGCGCCCGTGCGTTCCTCCACCCGCTCCCGGGCGCGGGATCCGCCGCGCTTGCGCTCGCGCTCGACGATCTGGCGGTCGGTGCACCCATCGTCCTCGTCGCGGAAACGCCCGAGCGGGCCGAGGCGCTCTTCGAGGATCTCCGCACGCTCGGGGCGGGCGGCGCCCGCTGCTATCCGCAGCGAGAGGCCCTCCCGTACGAGGATGCGGACCCTCACATCGAGATCGAGGCCCAGCGCGTGGACGCGATGGGGGCGCTGCTCGGCGGACGCTGCCGCATCCTTACGACGACGGCCCGGGCGCTCGCCGAGCGGGCG
It encodes the following:
- a CDS encoding DUF58 domain-containing protein, encoding MTEGTATLTPALEASRQRLDLASPREIVGLSHLELVARHIVEGFLIGLHDSPKRGFSAEFAEDRPYNHGDDLRYLDWKAYARTDRLFIKQYEEETNLRAYLLVDVSRSMGWVSDEERFPTKLAYARLLAASLSLLLVQQGDATGLIAFDEALRAHMAPRTTRRHWRRLLGELTRLSADGRTDAGSALKEIAGRLQRRGLVVLISDLLVDPDTTRMSLRYLRHRGHEVILFHIMDPGERELPAEGEAIFFDPETGEELGANSAALRRQYREAVEAAVDGWRKEALRWGADYALLTTDTPLGLALRQFMRRRAGG
- a CDS encoding BatA domain-containing protein, which gives rise to MSFLYLSALALGLSVVVPLILHLRRRQTDRRVSFPALRYLSRAEDARSRSLAASDLLLLAVRIGLLIALALAAAGPLIGRGGAHDHEPTDLALIVDNSASVGRLDGDRILFESLVELAQAALAAARPEDRVWIFPTVGEPLAAGVSAGRAAPALGQLRPTDGAADLAAVVARAAAALPADGNRRREIQLLSDLQASARRTAPTPASDAAPLVAYAPRPPAEPNGALVDVELTGGTTAPSGTGHGVIVRSTRTGPATRPDPPDDEVAEADIRLELDGRLAGAARAPWGASAVLGLPELGPGLHEGRLEVDPAGARADDLRYFAIRVVPPPTVRFHGDANGFVGLGIETLRDGGRLGAGGNATVAVVDGDASVGAPWEGAETVIFVPPADPVDLAAFNQGLAAVGIAWQARVDAGPGDLGLAEPEAAFSLSGVRVRQRYLLRATGGGSAADTTLLRTDDSEPWLIRTDSEDRMALVLASPLSATASDLPAHPAMVPFLEALLVHWSHLATWPFADFGAGRPLTLPEWASEVESPDGTVRGVEGGARFTPLRAGVYAVRGTGSDGASAETHFAANVPEEEADPTPMGRRELEELFAGRPVFTAGPDASAWEDGIFRARRGRDMAPWLIALALALIGIELYLATPGRSRRPSADGEGSEATSGASN